One genomic segment of Clostridium estertheticum subsp. estertheticum includes these proteins:
- the hisB gene encoding imidazoleglycerol-phosphate dehydratase HisB, which translates to MIQREAKILRKSNETNIEARINLDGTGKFEGNTGIGFFDHMLNLFAKHGLLDLYVKAVGDLFVDSHHTIEDVGIVLGLAIKESLNGKDGIKRYGTSFVPMDETLATVSLDLSGRPYLVFDANFTVDKIGDFDTEMVEEFFRALAMNSGITLHARIIYGKNNHHMVEGLFKAFGKALSEASTYDSRIKGVMSTKGSL; encoded by the coding sequence ATGATTCAAAGAGAAGCAAAAATATTAAGAAAAAGTAATGAAACTAATATTGAGGCACGTATAAATTTAGATGGAACTGGGAAATTTGAGGGTAATACAGGTATAGGCTTCTTTGATCATATGTTAAACCTTTTTGCAAAACATGGACTTCTAGATTTATATGTTAAGGCTGTGGGAGATTTATTTGTAGATTCTCATCATACTATTGAAGATGTAGGAATAGTGCTTGGACTTGCAATAAAGGAATCACTAAATGGCAAAGATGGGATAAAACGATATGGAACTAGTTTTGTACCTATGGATGAAACATTGGCTACAGTGTCACTAGATTTGAGTGGTAGACCTTACCTTGTATTCGATGCAAATTTTACAGTAGATAAAATTGGAGATTTTGATACCGAAATGGTGGAAGAATTTTTTAGGGCTTTAGCTATGAATAGTGGGATAACACTTCATGCAAGAATAATTTATGGGAAAAATAATCATCATATGGTTGAAGGCTTATTCAAAGCTTTTGGAAAAGCATTAAGTGAGGCCTCAACATATGACAGTAGGATAAAAGGTGTTATGTCTACAAAGGGATCTTTATAA
- the hisH gene encoding imidazole glycerol phosphate synthase subunit HisH: MIAIVDYGVGNLNSVQNALKSLNILSIISSNAEEISKCRSIIVPGVGAFPDAMKNMKETGIDEVIKQAAKEGKPILGICLGMQLFFDESCEVEKCQGLGLLKGNIIKLEGSIKIPHMGWNSLSFENNSPLLRGIEENQYVYFVHSYYAVNCEEGIVNAYSIYEKKIPAIVSKGNIFGMQFHPEKSGDFGMKLLKNFAEVV; encoded by the coding sequence ATGATAGCAATAGTGGATTATGGTGTTGGAAATTTGAATAGCGTTCAAAATGCACTTAAATCATTGAATATTTTGTCGATTATATCATCAAATGCTGAGGAAATATCAAAATGTAGAAGCATTATTGTTCCAGGGGTAGGTGCCTTTCCAGATGCAATGAAGAATATGAAAGAGACTGGAATAGATGAGGTAATTAAACAGGCTGCTAAAGAAGGGAAACCAATACTTGGCATATGTCTTGGTATGCAACTTTTCTTTGATGAAAGTTGTGAGGTAGAGAAATGCCAGGGACTAGGATTATTAAAAGGAAACATCATAAAACTAGAGGGTTCTATAAAAATTCCACATATGGGATGGAATAGTTTATCCTTTGAAAATAATTCTCCCTTGCTTAGAGGTATAGAAGAAAATCAGTATGTATATTTTGTACATTCTTATTATGCAGTAAATTGTGAGGAGGGTATTGTAAATGCATATAGTATATATGAGAAAAAGATACCTGCAATTGTAAGTAAGGGCAATATATTTGGTATGCAGTTTCATCCAGAGAAAAGTGGAGATTTTGGGATGAAATTACTTAAAAACTTCGCGGAGGTAGTGTAA
- the hisA gene encoding 1-(5-phosphoribosyl)-5-[(5-phosphoribosylamino)methylideneamino]imidazole-4-carboxamide isomerase — MKIFPAIDLKDGKCVRLFKGEFMSAKVVGEDPLQTALNFMNKGAEYLHMVDLDGALRGSIENLNSINKIINDLKIPIQLGGGIRSIDTIDMLINKGLSRVILGTAALNNPSLVKEAVKKFGDKIAIGIDAREGFVAVEGWQKSSKVEYIDFAKQMENIGIKTIIFTDISRDGTLTGPNFEATGKINDEVSCDIIASGGMKNIDDIKKLKEMNIYGAIIGKAIYSGNISLEEAILAGRA; from the coding sequence ATGAAAATATTTCCAGCAATAGATTTAAAAGATGGAAAATGTGTTAGACTTTTTAAGGGTGAATTTATGTCAGCGAAAGTTGTAGGGGAAGATCCACTACAAACTGCCTTAAACTTTATGAATAAGGGAGCAGAATATTTGCATATGGTAGATCTAGATGGAGCATTAAGAGGATCTATTGAAAATTTAAATAGTATAAATAAAATAATAAATGATTTGAAAATCCCTATACAACTTGGCGGTGGAATTAGAAGCATAGATACCATAGACATGTTAATTAATAAAGGATTAAGTAGAGTTATACTAGGTACTGCAGCTTTAAATAATCCATCACTTGTAAAAGAAGCTGTTAAAAAATTTGGAGATAAAATTGCAATTGGAATAGATGCAAGAGAGGGTTTTGTAGCAGTAGAAGGTTGGCAAAAAAGTAGTAAAGTTGAATATATAGATTTTGCAAAACAAATGGAAAACATAGGCATAAAAACTATAATATTTACTGATATAAGTCGTGATGGAACTTTGACTGGACCTAATTTTGAGGCAACCGGGAAAATTAATGACGAGGTTTCTTGCGATATTATTGCATCTGGTGGCATGAAAAACATTGATGATATAAAGAAGCTTAAGGAAATGAATATATATGGAGCAATTATAGGAAAAGCTATTTACAGTGGAAATATATCACTTGAAGAAGCAATACTTGCGGGGAGGGCCTAG
- the hisF gene encoding imidazole glycerol phosphate synthase subunit HisF — MLTKRIIPCLDVTNGRVMKGINFVNLTDVGDPVEIAEFYNSEGADEIVFLDITATHEGRKTMIDVIKRTAEKVFIPLTVGGGIKSLEDFKEILRAGADKISINSAAIRNPKLITQAASKYGSQCVVVAIDGKKNENNIGWHVVINGGRINTGLDAVKWAKEVEELGAGEILLTSMDADGTKQGYDIEFINAITDIVNIPVVASGGCGKIDDFYDVFERSGADAALAASLFHYKELSIREVKEYLKQKDVEIRI, encoded by the coding sequence ATGCTTACTAAAAGAATAATTCCTTGTCTTGATGTAACTAATGGGAGAGTAATGAAAGGAATAAACTTTGTGAACTTAACTGACGTAGGAGATCCTGTTGAAATTGCAGAGTTCTACAACAGCGAAGGTGCAGATGAAATTGTATTTTTAGATATAACAGCCACTCATGAGGGAAGAAAAACAATGATAGATGTTATAAAAAGGACTGCTGAGAAAGTATTTATTCCTCTCACTGTAGGGGGAGGAATTAAAAGCTTAGAGGATTTTAAAGAAATACTTAGAGCAGGAGCTGATAAAATATCTATAAACTCTGCTGCAATTCGTAATCCTAAACTTATAACGCAGGCAGCATCAAAATATGGAAGCCAATGCGTTGTGGTTGCAATAGATGGAAAGAAAAATGAGAATAATATAGGATGGCATGTAGTTATAAATGGTGGAAGAATAAATACAGGGCTCGATGCAGTTAAATGGGCAAAAGAAGTTGAAGAACTAGGCGCAGGTGAAATACTTTTAACAAGTATGGATGCAGATGGAACAAAACAAGGGTATGATATAGAGTTTATAAATGCAATAACAGATATTGTAAATATACCTGTAGTTGCATCAGGTGGATGTGGGAAAATAGATGACTTTTATGATGTTTTTGAAAGGAGTGGAGCAGATGCTGCACTTGCGGCTTCTTTGTTTCATTACAAAGAACTATCAATTAGAGAAGTAAAAGAGTATCTTAAACAGAAAGATGTTGAAATTAGAATTTAG
- the hisI gene encoding phosphoribosyl-AMP cyclohydrolase, producing the protein MVNLESINEIQFNNGLIPAIIQEQCSGEVLMLAYMNEESLKKTMETGTTWFFSRSRNKLWNKGETSGHFQYVKSISFDCDGDTILIKAKQVGVACHTGNKTCFYREIWKQKP; encoded by the coding sequence GTGGTTAATTTGGAGAGTATAAACGAAATTCAATTTAATAATGGGTTAATACCTGCAATTATTCAGGAACAGTGTAGTGGAGAAGTTTTAATGCTTGCATATATGAATGAGGAGTCTTTAAAAAAAACAATGGAAACTGGAACTACTTGGTTTTTTAGCAGATCAAGAAATAAGCTGTGGAACAAGGGAGAAACTTCAGGGCATTTTCAATATGTAAAAAGTATAAGTTTCGATTGTGATGGAGATACAATTCTTATTAAAGCAAAGCAAGTAGGAGTTGCTTGTCATACTGGGAATAAAACTTGTTTTTACAGAGAAATATGGAAGCAGAAACCATAA
- the hisE gene encoding phosphoribosyl-ATP diphosphatase has translation MSETNVVQELYKIIEERKASPIEGSYTSYLFEEGIDKILKKVGEESAEVIISSKNDDDNETVGEISDLFYHTLVLMVAKGIKIDDVVAELEKRRGKICNKKQKRVDIESIH, from the coding sequence ATGAGTGAAACTAATGTAGTACAGGAACTTTATAAGATAATTGAGGAAAGAAAAGCTAGCCCTATAGAAGGGTCATACACTAGTTATCTTTTTGAAGAAGGAATTGATAAAATTCTTAAAAAAGTTGGAGAAGAAAGTGCGGAAGTAATAATTAGCAGCAAAAACGATGACGATAATGAGACTGTTGGAGAAATATCAGACTTATTTTATCACACATTAGTACTTATGGTGGCAAAGGGTATAAAAATAGATGATGTTGTAGCTGAACTAGAAAAAAGACGTGGGAAGATATGCAATAAAAAACAAAAGAGAGTAGATATTGAAAGTATACACTAG
- a CDS encoding MIP/aquaporin family protein: MLQYYAEFFGTALLILLGDGVVANVVLDDTNGHDGGLIVIAFGWAFAVGIPAYIFGPASGASFNPALTIALAAIGNLSWSVVPGYIAAEMLGGIVGGVLVWLMYYPHWAVTDNKAGKLAVFCTAPRIKCTPANFLSEFIGTFVLVFALLGVAQTKSSPGFGPLIAAFVILVIGLCLGGPTGYAINPARDLGPRIAHAILPIAGKGDSNWGYAWIPVVAPICGGLAGAFAVVAMFG; encoded by the coding sequence ATGTTACAATATTATGCAGAGTTTTTCGGAACAGCATTACTAATTCTTCTTGGTGATGGCGTAGTTGCAAATGTAGTTTTAGATGATACAAATGGACATGATGGTGGATTAATAGTTATAGCTTTTGGTTGGGCATTTGCAGTCGGTATTCCGGCCTACATCTTCGGACCAGCTAGTGGTGCGTCATTTAATCCTGCACTTACTATAGCACTCGCTGCTATTGGTAATTTATCATGGTCAGTAGTACCTGGTTATATCGCAGCTGAGATGCTTGGAGGAATAGTCGGTGGAGTTCTAGTTTGGCTTATGTATTACCCTCATTGGGCAGTTACAGATAACAAAGCAGGAAAACTTGCTGTATTCTGCACAGCACCTAGAATTAAATGTACACCAGCAAACTTTTTATCAGAATTTATAGGTACATTTGTATTAGTATTTGCATTACTAGGAGTTGCTCAAACAAAATCATCTCCTGGATTTGGTCCACTTATTGCAGCATTTGTAATTTTAGTAATTGGTTTATGTTTAGGAGGTCCAACTGGATATGCGATTAACCCTGCAAGGGATTTAGGACCAAGAATAGCTCATGCAATATTACCAATCGCTGGTAAAGGTGATTCTAATTGGGGATATGCTTGGATACCAGTAGTAGCTCCAATTTGTGGTGGTCTTGCTGGAGCATTCGCAGTCGTTGCTATGTTTGGTTAA
- the glpK gene encoding glycerol kinase GlpK — MAQYVIALDQGTTSSRCILFNKEGLIVSVAQKEFTQIFPKPGWVEHDPMEIWATQLGVAQEAMAKIGVTAKDISAIGITNQRETTVVWNKNTGVPVYNAIVWQCRRTAGICDELKATGFDKIARDKTGLILDAYFSGTKVKWILDNVAGAREEANKGNLIFGTIDTWLIWKLTNGKVHVTDYTNASRTMLFNIHELKWDDEILKTLDIPKSMLADVKPSSYCYGYTDSSIFGSPIAIAGAAGDQQAALFGQTCYEAGTAKNTYGTGCFLLMNTGEKAVESHNGLLTTIAYGIDGKINYALEGSVFVAGAAIQWLRDELRMIKSSPESEEYATAVEDTDGVYMVPAFVGLGAPYWDPYARGTIVGLTRGTKKEHFIRAALESLAYQTNDVLKAMQEDSGITLKSLRVDGGACANNFLMQFQSDILDVQVDRPEVIETTALGAAYLAGLAVGYWKSQEEISKNWALSKSFRSKMDEEKRAKLLKGWHKAVGRSRDWEE, encoded by the coding sequence ATGGCTCAGTATGTAATTGCATTAGACCAAGGAACAACAAGTTCAAGATGTATTTTGTTTAACAAAGAAGGACTAATTGTAAGTGTAGCTCAAAAAGAATTCACACAAATATTTCCTAAACCAGGTTGGGTTGAACACGATCCTATGGAAATTTGGGCTACTCAATTAGGGGTAGCACAAGAAGCTATGGCCAAAATTGGTGTAACAGCAAAAGATATTTCTGCCATTGGTATAACTAATCAAAGAGAAACTACAGTAGTTTGGAATAAAAACACTGGTGTTCCAGTTTATAACGCAATTGTTTGGCAATGCAGAAGAACAGCTGGTATATGTGATGAACTAAAAGCTACAGGCTTTGATAAAATAGCAAGAGACAAAACTGGTCTCATACTTGATGCTTATTTTTCTGGTACTAAAGTTAAATGGATACTAGATAATGTTGCTGGCGCAAGAGAAGAAGCAAACAAAGGTAATTTAATATTTGGTACTATTGATACATGGTTGATTTGGAAATTAACAAATGGAAAGGTTCATGTAACCGATTATACAAATGCTTCTAGAACAATGTTATTCAACATTCATGAATTGAAATGGGACGATGAAATACTTAAAACTCTAGATATACCAAAATCAATGCTTGCAGACGTTAAACCATCAAGTTATTGTTATGGATATACTGACAGTTCAATATTTGGCTCTCCAATAGCAATAGCTGGTGCTGCAGGAGATCAACAAGCTGCATTATTTGGACAGACCTGTTATGAGGCTGGAACAGCTAAAAATACTTATGGTACTGGTTGTTTCTTATTAATGAACACTGGTGAAAAAGCAGTTGAATCACATAATGGTTTACTTACAACTATAGCTTATGGTATTGATGGTAAAATTAATTATGCTCTCGAGGGAAGTGTATTTGTTGCAGGAGCTGCAATTCAATGGTTAAGAGACGAATTAAGGATGATTAAGAGTTCACCTGAATCAGAAGAATACGCTACTGCTGTTGAAGATACAGACGGTGTATATATGGTACCTGCCTTTGTTGGACTTGGTGCACCATATTGGGATCCTTATGCAAGAGGTACAATAGTTGGTTTAACTCGTGGAACTAAAAAGGAGCACTTTATAAGAGCAGCCCTTGAATCTCTAGCTTATCAAACAAATGATGTTTTAAAAGCTATGCAAGAGGATTCAGGCATTACACTTAAATCATTAAGGGTGGACGGTGGTGCATGTGCTAATAACTTCTTAATGCAGTTCCAGTCAGATATATTAGACGTTCAAGTTGATAGACCAGAAGTTATTGAAACAACAGCTTTAGGTGCCGCATATTTAGCAGGCCTTGCAGTTGGATATTGGAAGAGTCAAGAAGAAATTTCAAAAAACTGGGCATTATCAAAATCTTTCCGTTCAAAAATGGATGAAGAAAAAAGAGCTAAACTTTTAAAAGGATGGCATAAGGCTGTCGGTAGATCTAGGGATTGGGAAGAATAA
- a CDS encoding DUF1667 domain-containing protein, producing MSTRELTCIGCPVGCALTVELKGKEVISVSGNNCKIGETYGKKECTNPTRIVTSSVFVSGGNAKVLPVKTQSDIPKDLMFDCVKALKGIVMKAPIHIGDVVLENVLNTGVNIIATKNIYVV from the coding sequence ATGAGTACAAGGGAATTGACGTGCATAGGCTGTCCTGTAGGTTGTGCTCTTACAGTAGAACTTAAGGGCAAAGAAGTTATAAGCGTATCAGGAAATAATTGCAAAATTGGTGAGACTTACGGTAAGAAAGAATGTACTAATCCTACAAGAATTGTCACTTCATCTGTTTTTGTTTCTGGAGGAAACGCTAAAGTACTTCCTGTAAAAACGCAGAGTGATATACCAAAGGATTTAATGTTTGATTGTGTAAAAGCATTAAAAGGTATTGTAATGAAAGCTCCTATTCATATAGGTGATGTGGTTCTCGAAAATGTACTTAATACAGGAGTAAATATTATAGCCACTAAGAATATTTACGTGGTATAA
- a CDS encoding NAD(P)/FAD-dependent oxidoreductase: MQEYDLIIIGGGPAGLAAAVSAKDQGIDSILILERDNQLGGILNQCIHNGFGLHTFKEELTGPEYSQRFIDKATDLKIEYKLNTMVLDVNSDKQVTAVNTEDGILELKANAIILAMGCRERPRGALNIPGSRCAGIYTAGTAQKYVNAEGLMPGKEVVILGSGDIGLIMARRMTLEGAKVKACVELMPHSSGLKRNIVQCLDDFNIPLKLSTTIINIHGHDRLCGVTIAKVDANRKPINGTEEYIACDTLLLSVGLLPENELSRKANIVLNKVTGGPIVDESMQTSIPGIFTCGNVLHVHDLVDNVTTESYTAGKNAADCIKGIHQEGQSVEVIATGGVRYTVPSTINPKNIGKAIDVRFRVGEVHTAAYISVYFDDVREMHLKKKILTPGEMESVKLTKAVFDKYSDCKKITIKVEKE; the protein is encoded by the coding sequence ATGCAAGAATATGATTTAATCATAATTGGTGGAGGTCCAGCAGGACTTGCAGCTGCAGTTTCTGCAAAGGACCAAGGAATAGACAGTATTTTAATTTTAGAAAGAGATAATCAACTAGGTGGCATTTTAAACCAATGTATTCATAATGGATTTGGTTTGCATACATTTAAAGAAGAGCTTACCGGACCAGAGTATTCACAAAGGTTTATAGATAAAGCTACTGATCTTAAAATTGAGTATAAACTAAATACAATGGTTTTAGATGTAAATTCGGATAAACAAGTTACAGCTGTAAATACAGAAGATGGTATTTTAGAACTTAAGGCAAACGCTATTATACTAGCTATGGGATGTCGTGAAAGACCAAGAGGAGCTTTAAACATTCCAGGTTCAAGGTGTGCAGGTATTTATACTGCTGGGACAGCGCAAAAATATGTTAATGCTGAAGGATTAATGCCAGGAAAAGAAGTAGTAATCCTTGGTTCTGGAGATATTGGTCTTATAATGGCAAGACGGATGACTCTTGAAGGCGCAAAAGTAAAAGCTTGTGTAGAATTAATGCCCCATTCAAGCGGACTTAAGAGAAACATCGTACAGTGTTTAGATGATTTTAACATTCCTTTAAAATTAAGCACAACTATAATAAATATACATGGTCATGACAGACTTTGCGGCGTTACTATTGCCAAGGTTGATGCTAACAGAAAACCAATAAATGGGACTGAGGAATACATTGCTTGTGACACCCTATTATTATCTGTTGGACTTCTTCCTGAGAATGAGCTTTCTAGAAAAGCAAATATCGTACTTAATAAAGTTACAGGTGGACCAATAGTCGATGAAAGTATGCAGACAAGTATTCCTGGAATATTTACCTGTGGTAATGTGCTTCACGTTCATGATTTAGTAGATAATGTAACCACTGAAAGTTATACTGCTGGTAAAAATGCTGCTGATTGTATAAAAGGAATTCACCAGGAGGGACAGAGTGTTGAAGTAATCGCAACTGGTGGAGTTAGGTATACAGTACCAAGTACTATTAATCCTAAAAACATAGGTAAAGCAATAGATGTTAGATTTAGAGTAGGCGAAGTCCATACAGCTGCTTATATATCTGTCTACTTTGATGATGTTCGAGAGATGCATTTAAAGAAAAAGATACTTACACCAGGTGAAATGGAAAGTGTTAAATTAACTAAGGCAGTTTTTGATAAATATAGTGACTGCAAAAAAATTACTATTAAAGTTGAAAAGGAGTAA
- a CDS encoding NAD(P)/FAD-dependent oxidoreductase, which yields MFDVTIIGAGVIGCSISRELSKYNVKTCVIERSSDVASGTTKANSAIVHGGFDAKPSTLKGKLNAKGNAMFTDLAKELDFPFKRNGSLVLCFDNKNMPDLELLLEQGKVNGVPDLVILDGDQVREMEPNVTKHCVGALYAPNGGIVCPYEMTIALAENSYNNGVEFKFETEVKNIEKSSSGYIIKTNKGDIETKIVINAAGLYSGEMNNMVSKNKINIIPRRGEYVLFDRTAGSLIKNTIFQLPTKLGKGVLVTPTVDGNLLIGPNAVDLEDKADLDTTRDGIDDIIKKAQLSIEMQFPMNMVITSFAGNRAHTETDDFIIEEASDAKDFINVASIASPGLSSAPSIALMVVDMVTNKLNPGKNLKFNPIRKGIRKFREMSNEERKAIIKEIPEYGTVICRCETVTEGEIIDAIRRPLGARTLDGVKLRTRAGMGRCQSGFCSTKVVDILAKELNIPRSEVTKSGGNSILITGTNKQSL from the coding sequence ATGTTTGATGTAACTATTATTGGCGCAGGTGTTATAGGCTGCTCAATATCAAGAGAGTTATCTAAATATAATGTAAAAACTTGTGTAATTGAAAGATCTAGTGATGTTGCTTCTGGTACAACAAAAGCAAACAGTGCAATTGTACATGGTGGTTTTGATGCTAAGCCAAGTACTTTGAAAGGAAAATTAAACGCAAAAGGTAATGCAATGTTTACGGACCTTGCAAAGGAATTAGATTTCCCATTTAAGAGGAATGGTTCTTTGGTTCTGTGTTTCGATAACAAGAATATGCCTGATCTTGAACTTTTACTAGAACAAGGTAAAGTAAATGGAGTCCCTGATTTAGTCATTCTTGATGGTGATCAGGTTAGAGAAATGGAACCAAATGTAACAAAGCATTGTGTTGGTGCACTTTATGCTCCAAACGGAGGAATAGTTTGTCCTTACGAAATGACTATTGCTCTAGCTGAAAATTCATATAATAACGGTGTAGAATTTAAATTTGAAACTGAAGTTAAAAATATTGAAAAGAGCTCAAGTGGATATATTATAAAAACTAATAAAGGTGATATTGAAACAAAAATTGTAATAAATGCTGCAGGTTTATATTCAGGTGAAATGAATAATATGGTTAGCAAGAACAAAATCAATATAATACCAAGACGAGGCGAATATGTTTTATTTGACAGAACTGCTGGATCTTTAATAAAAAATACTATTTTTCAACTTCCAACTAAACTTGGAAAAGGAGTTCTAGTTACACCAACTGTTGATGGTAATCTGCTAATTGGACCTAATGCAGTTGATTTAGAAGACAAAGCAGATTTGGATACAACTCGTGATGGTATTGATGATATTATTAAAAAGGCTCAATTAAGCATTGAAATGCAATTCCCTATGAATATGGTTATAACTTCTTTCGCAGGAAATAGAGCTCATACTGAAACAGATGATTTTATTATTGAAGAAGCATCTGATGCTAAGGACTTTATCAATGTAGCATCAATAGCATCCCCAGGATTAAGTAGTGCTCCAAGTATAGCTTTAATGGTAGTTGATATGGTAACAAATAAATTAAATCCAGGAAAAAACTTAAAATTTAATCCAATAAGAAAAGGTATAAGAAAATTCAGAGAAATGTCTAATGAAGAGCGAAAAGCAATCATTAAAGAAATACCTGAATATGGAACAGTTATTTGTAGATGCGAAACTGTAACAGAAGGCGAAATTATAGACGCTATAAGAAGACCTCTAGGAGCAAGAACACTTGATGGAGTTAAGCTTCGTACAAGGGCTGGAATGGGTAGATGTCAATCTGGTTTCTGTTCAACAAAAGTTGTAGACATTTTAGCAAAAGAACTTAATATACCTCGCTCTGAAGTTACAAAATCCGGTGGAAATTCTATTTTGATAACTGGAACAAATAAACAATCTTTATAA
- a CDS encoding glycerol-3-phosphate responsive antiterminator: protein MNLEQLLIENPVIAAIRNDKDLEKVILSKVLIVFVLYGSIMNIKEICERLKEAGKIVFIHVDLIEGVKGDYAGLLFIKQCGDPYGIISTRPTNIKNGKKLGLSVIQRIFVLDSLSLETGIRNIQSILPDAVELLPGIASNIIKSMENEVRVPIIAGGLIQTKKDIMQAIGAGAMAISTSKQELWGLSEQ, encoded by the coding sequence GTGAATTTGGAACAACTGTTAATAGAAAACCCAGTTATTGCGGCAATAAGAAATGATAAAGATTTGGAAAAAGTAATTCTTAGCAAAGTTCTTATTGTGTTTGTCTTATATGGAAGCATAATGAACATTAAGGAAATATGTGAGAGACTTAAAGAAGCGGGGAAAATAGTATTTATTCATGTTGATTTAATAGAAGGAGTAAAGGGTGATTATGCAGGACTGCTCTTTATAAAACAATGTGGAGATCCATATGGAATAATAAGCACAAGGCCTACTAATATAAAAAACGGAAAAAAATTAGGGCTTAGCGTTATTCAAAGAATATTTGTATTAGATTCTTTGTCACTTGAGACAGGAATAAGAAATATACAATCAATTCTCCCAGATGCTGTAGAACTTTTACCTGGCATTGCAAGTAATATTATTAAAAGTATGGAAAACGAAGTACGAGTACCTATTATAGCAGGAGGATTAATTCAAACTAAGAAGGATATAATGCAGGCAATTGGTGCAGGGGCAATGGCTATTTCAACATCAAAACAAGAATTATGGGGTTTATCAGAGCAGTAG
- a CDS encoding histidine phosphatase family protein codes for MNTTITLVRHGETNWNVLGKFQGCKDIILSNEGILQAQYLNERFQNKFDYIYTSPLKRAHETAEIISKGSDIIPMIEPGIKEIDFGEWEGLTIKEVETNYPKELVLWRSDELNGPMCGGEISLKIASMRAKKAILKIATKHPGKKIIIVAHGGIIKAGLLGIFDLKMTMYHKIILGNTSVCKIIFDNELNPKIITLNDTSHLPDNYRIKSYV; via the coding sequence TTGAATACAACAATAACATTAGTAAGACATGGTGAAACCAACTGGAATGTTCTAGGGAAATTCCAAGGGTGTAAAGATATTATTCTATCAAATGAGGGAATACTTCAAGCACAATATTTAAATGAAAGATTTCAAAACAAATTTGATTATATTTATACAAGTCCGTTAAAGAGAGCACATGAAACAGCAGAAATCATATCCAAAGGTAGTGATATTATACCTATGATTGAACCAGGTATAAAAGAAATAGATTTTGGAGAGTGGGAAGGTCTTACCATTAAGGAAGTTGAAACAAACTATCCAAAAGAATTGGTTTTATGGAGATCCGATGAACTTAATGGCCCTATGTGCGGTGGAGAAATAAGTCTTAAAATTGCTAGTATGCGGGCTAAGAAGGCAATCTTAAAAATCGCAACTAAGCATCCTGGGAAAAAAATTATAATAGTAGCTCATGGCGGAATTATTAAAGCTGGGCTACTAGGCATATTTGACCTTAAAATGACTATGTATCATAAAATAATTTTAGGTAATACCTCAGTATGTAAAATAATTTTTGATAATGAATTAAATCCTAAAATAATTACATTAAATGATACAAGCCATCTTCCTGACAACTATAGGATAAAATCTTATGTTTAG